A genomic segment from Coccinella septempunctata chromosome 3, icCocSept1.1, whole genome shotgun sequence encodes:
- the LOC123309693 gene encoding RING finger protein 141-like isoform X2, which yields MGQINSSNIQSLLPNIYSELFNKEPNALIAKEIKEMDREKFQEIISELNSFEKACITYEKIVSHADNDPVMSSECTICLERKVELTLPCAHSFCSQCIEEWSSEHHTCPICRDKLESTSDSWVLSEKPEADEISQELRSNLIRLTEEKKDSCTAS from the exons ATGGGGCAAATAAACAGCTCAAATATTCAATCGCTGTTACCTAATATTTATTCGGAATTATTCAATAAAGAACCTAATGCTTTAATAGCTAAAGAAATAAAAGAAATGGACCGggaaaagtttcaagaaattatttcagaattgaATTCCTT tGAAAAGGCCTGTATCACTTATGAAAAGATAGTATCTCATGCTGACAATGATCCTGTTATGTCTTCAGAATGTACAATTTGCTTAGAAAGGAAAGTAGAGCTTACATTACCTTGTGCTCACAGCTTTTGCTCACAATGTATAGAAGAATG GAGTTCAGAACATCATACATGTCCAATTTGTCGAGATAAATTGGAAAGTACTAGTGACTCTTGGGTTCTTTCAGAGAAACCTGAAGCTGATGAAATCAGCCAGGAGCTTAGATCGAATCTTATAAGGCTGACAGAGGAAAAAAAAGACTCATGTACTGCATCATAG
- the LOC123309693 gene encoding RING finger protein 141-like isoform X1 translates to MGQINSSNIQSLLPNIYSELFNKEPNALIAKEIKEMDREKFQEIISELNSFSRDYFDNEGKQMIFAVRQGSDQCILWKAVVEIACIKIDPDSSEVKNYRTLSLVELMKIFYSLKYQNAAKDQSEKACITYEKIVSHADNDPVMSSECTICLERKVELTLPCAHSFCSQCIEEWSSEHHTCPICRDKLESTSDSWVLSEKPEADEISQELRSNLIRLTEEKKDSCTAS, encoded by the exons ATGGGGCAAATAAACAGCTCAAATATTCAATCGCTGTTACCTAATATTTATTCGGAATTATTCAATAAAGAACCTAATGCTTTAATAGCTAAAGAAATAAAAGAAATGGACCGggaaaagtttcaagaaattatttcagaattgaATTCCTT TTCTAGAGACTATTTTGATAATGAAGGAAAGCAAATGATATTTGCAGTGCGGCAAGGATCTGATCAATGTATATTATGGAAAGCTGTGGTTGAAATTGCTTGTATTAAAATTGATCCAGATTCAAGTGAAGTAAAAAATTACAGAACATTATCTTTGGttgaattaatgaaaatattttattcattaaaatatcAAAATGCTGCTAAAGATCAAAG tGAAAAGGCCTGTATCACTTATGAAAAGATAGTATCTCATGCTGACAATGATCCTGTTATGTCTTCAGAATGTACAATTTGCTTAGAAAGGAAAGTAGAGCTTACATTACCTTGTGCTCACAGCTTTTGCTCACAATGTATAGAAGAATG GAGTTCAGAACATCATACATGTCCAATTTGTCGAGATAAATTGGAAAGTACTAGTGACTCTTGGGTTCTTTCAGAGAAACCTGAAGCTGATGAAATCAGCCAGGAGCTTAGATCGAATCTTATAAGGCTGACAGAGGAAAAAAAAGACTCATGTACTGCATCATAG